The genomic region TCTCTAAGTATTTCTGTTTTTTCTTAATAGGATAAATCAAAAAAGTAAGGAATATGGCAAAGGCCAGATGAACACTTCTTATAATAGTGGAATTAACTGGAAAATATGATACGTATAGCTGAAAAACTGACCAACTAAAGGCAATAACAGATATGAGAGGGGCAAGAAAGGTATTTTCAAAAGTCCTTTGCCCCTCTAGCTCAATAAGAAGTCTTTCTTCTAAATCTTTGTCTATGTGGAGCGAGGCGCTTTGCTTTTCGGCCTCCTCCACATCTTTCCTTAAATCAGTCATTACAGAAGCCCTGCCTCCTTAAACGCTTTTACAGCACCAGGATGCATCATACTTTTATCAAAACCTTTAAGAAGGTCTTTTTTGGTAAGATGTTTGTATGCAGGATGCATTTTTTTGAAGGTATCAAAATTATCAAGAATTACTTTGACCATATTGTAAACAATCTTAGGATCCATCTTATCACTAGTCACAAGAATTGCTTTTACTCCAAAAGTATTAGTAGGATGATTTACACCCCTATACATTTTGGCAGGAATTGTTCCCCAAGCATAATATGGTTTATCTTCGACTAGTTTTTTAATACAAGGGACATTATCTAAATTAATCAAATCAATATCAACTGAGTTAGCCGCGTCTTTAATATTGGCTGTGGGATGGCCTACCATATAAAAATAACCTTCTATTTTTCTATCTTTTAATGCATTAGGACATTCGCTTGCTTTCAAATATTCTGGTGTGATATCTTTGAGACTTACTACGTTTTTACAATATTCAAAAATAGCTCTTGAGGTAGCTTCTTGGCCGCTACCAGGATTCCCTATATTAATAGTTTTACCTTTAAGATCATAAAAACTTTTTATTCCGCTATCTTTTCTTACAACTAAAGTCATAAGTTCAGGATGAATAGACATTACCACTCTTAAATTTTTGATAGGCTTACCTTTAAAACGGCCGGTACCAGTAAATGCCTGATAGACAACATCACTTTGAGCAATACCAAAATCAAGTTCTCCTTTTTTAATCATATTTACGTTATATACGCTTCCACCAGTAGATTCCACAGTGCATCTCACACCGGTAATCTTTCTCTCTTTGTTCATTAAACGACAAATAGCGCCACCAGTAGGATAATAAACACCTGTTACACTTCCTGTACCAATTGTTATAAACTTTTGAGCACTGGAAACTACTGGAAAACATAAAACAAGAGTTATTAAAGCTAAAACAGCACTCCATCCTTTCACGTTCATAATAACCTCCTTAATTTTTATTTTTATATGGCTGCGAACAGAGTTGTTTAAGAGAATTTGGTTTGTTTAAAAAGCCTTAACAGAAATTTAAAAAAATTTCAAGCTTTTCTTGAAGGCCTTTGTTTTCAATAAACTCTGGAACAAAACAGTTTTTTATCTAGCTGTCTCTCAATTTTGTCCTTTGTAATTTTTGACATTTTTCAGTCCAAATTTATTTAGCTTTACATAATATATTGCAACTTATAATCTATTTATCAAAAACTGAACTACAATAGTTATCTAAATAACAAAATACGATTTATATTTTCCAGATACTACGTAACTTCATAACAAAATTATTACAATTAGTTATTTTTATATCGTCAAGAAAGGCAAAATAATAATGAAGTCATTAAATAGGCGACAATTGAGTCATTGCGAGCAAAGCAAAGCAATTCTTGTCCGAGCGCAGCGAAGGAGTCTGTGAGACTGCTTCGGCCTCTAACAAGGCCTCGCAGTGACAAAGAGAGTTACTTAGCCTTAGCGATTATGTTAGCGATGACACTTTGTTAATCTAAAAATGCTCAGATTAATAATAAAGATATGACTTGAAACTATATAAACAATAAAAACTAAAAAGAATATATAAGATAACTACCTGAGATTCGTAACACTTGTTTTAAAATTTCGATGTTTTCAAAAACTCAAGTTAATTTTCTTGATAAATATGATTCTATTTTTCTTTTTATTTCTTTAATAGAAGAATTTGTTTGCTCTGCTATGTTTTTAAGATCTTCAAATTCTACTTTGAAATCTTTACATGGGAATTTAGCTTTTTTTACCCTAACTTTTCCCCACGGAGTAGATACTTCTTCTATTTGTCGTTCACAACTTATTCTTTTTACTTCTTTTAGGCGCACTCCTAAAGTCTTAGTTTCTTTTAAGACTAGGTAAGTAAGACTTAATACTTTATTAGGTTTAGCTAAAATAAAAAACTTAATTCCTGGACGACCCTTTTTCATATAAAATGGAACAAAGCCCACATCTAATGCTCCTGCCTCTAGAATTTTTTCCGCTACATAAGCCAATTCTTCTGGAGACTGGTCGTCTATGTTAGTTTCTATTTCTACTAAAGTTTCACAGATTAGTTCTTCAAAATTTTCAGTTTTTCCTAAAAAAAAACGCAACATATTTGGCCGGGACTTAAAAATAAAAGTTCCGGTACTAACTCCTATTTTTTCTAAAACCATAGAAGGTAGGGGGCCAAAATTTGAAACAAGCACTCTTAACAATGCTGCTCCAGTTGGAGTAACTGTTTCAGCTTCTTCAGGGATACCCACAACAGGAAGATCTTTCAAAATATTAATCGTCGCCGGGGCAGGAATCGGAATCTTTCCGTGAGAAGTGTCAATGACAGCTCTTCCCAAAGGGATTTCTGAGGCAAACAATCCTTCAATACCCAAAAAGTCAAGGCCGACAAGCACTCCAAAAATGTCAGCTAAAGTATCGTAGGCTGAAAGTTCGTGAAGATGAATTTCTTCTAATGGTTTACCGTGGGCTTCGGCTTCAGCCTCAAAAATGATTTTTAGTATCTCTTTAGCCTGAGTTTTTATAGATTCAGAAAAATCTAGCCTTTCAACCAAGCTTATTAGCTCGTGATATTTTTGAGGAAGAGAACCTTTTTCATAGGCGTCTATCTTTATACGTAAAGCTTTAAGTCCATTTACTTCAACTTTTTCACATTGCCAGTATATTTTCCCTGGAAGCCGAGCGAAGGTCTCATCAAAAATTTCCTTCGGCACCCCAGCTCCGTGCAAGGCAGCGAGAAACATATCCCCAGATATACCGCCTATTAAATCAAGATAAGCTAGGCGCATTTTTATCCAGATACTCGTAAATTATTTTTCGTTTCCAGTAAAAAAGACCTAAAAGTATTAGACTTAAGCCCCCCACTATGCCTAACATAACCCAATTTTTTTCATAAAGAGAAGCTCCCTGTAATACTAAAGCCAATGTCCCGGGGATTCTTCCCAAAACCATGATAACTAAAAACACTCTAAAAGGGATGGGGAAAAGCCCTACAAAATAATTAAGAGAATCTTTCGGAAACCCTGGGAAAAGATAACAAATAAAAATGGCCAAAAGTCCCCTGCGGCAAATAAAAATTTCTAAGCGCCGAAATTGCTTTGAACGGGAAAACTTCTTGGCAAAAAAACGACGAAAATAGCGAGCTATGTAAAAAGCAATTGATGATCCAATGGTAAGACCAATCATAGCGTAGATAAAACCCCAGAAAGCTCCAAAGAGATAACCTGCAATAAAGCCTGTTATCTCTCCGGGAAGAGGAGCTAAGACTATCTGAAGGACCTGAATAAAAATAAAAACCAGCGGCCCATAAGGCCCGTAACTTTCGACGGTCTGTCTTATTACATCGGGTCTATGCCAGAAAACTTCTAAAAATTTTGACCCATCAAGGTTAAAAATCATTAAAACGATTTTAAGACAAGTTGAAAAATAAAAAAGCCCCCATAAGGGGGGCTTTTAAAGGGAGGGATTATTAATTTTAGAGAATAGGTTTGCCGTTATAGGTAACGCTCTT from Thermodesulfatator indicus DSM 15286 harbors:
- a CDS encoding TAXI family TRAP transporter solute-binding subunit, which produces MNVKGWSAVLALITLVLCFPVVSSAQKFITIGTGSVTGVYYPTGGAICRLMNKERKITGVRCTVESTGGSVYNVNMIKKGELDFGIAQSDVVYQAFTGTGRFKGKPIKNLRVVMSIHPELMTLVVRKDSGIKSFYDLKGKTINIGNPGSGQEATSRAIFEYCKNVVSLKDITPEYLKASECPNALKDRKIEGYFYMVGHPTANIKDAANSVDIDLINLDNVPCIKKLVEDKPYYAWGTIPAKMYRGVNHPTNTFGVKAILVTSDKMDPKIVYNMVKVILDNFDTFKKMHPAYKHLTKKDLLKGFDKSMMHPGAVKAFKEAGLL
- the larC gene encoding nickel pincer cofactor biosynthesis protein LarC, which produces MRLAYLDLIGGISGDMFLAALHGAGVPKEIFDETFARLPGKIYWQCEKVEVNGLKALRIKIDAYEKGSLPQKYHELISLVERLDFSESIKTQAKEILKIIFEAEAEAHGKPLEEIHLHELSAYDTLADIFGVLVGLDFLGIEGLFASEIPLGRAVIDTSHGKIPIPAPATINILKDLPVVGIPEEAETVTPTGAALLRVLVSNFGPLPSMVLEKIGVSTGTFIFKSRPNMLRFFLGKTENFEELICETLVEIETNIDDQSPEELAYVAEKILEAGALDVGFVPFYMKKGRPGIKFFILAKPNKVLSLTYLVLKETKTLGVRLKEVKRISCERQIEEVSTPWGKVRVKKAKFPCKDFKVEFEDLKNIAEQTNSSIKEIKRKIESYLSRKLT
- a CDS encoding TVP38/TMEM64 family protein, translated to MIFNLDGSKFLEVFWHRPDVIRQTVESYGPYGPLVFIFIQVLQIVLAPLPGEITGFIAGYLFGAFWGFIYAMIGLTIGSSIAFYIARYFRRFFAKKFSRSKQFRRLEIFICRRGLLAIFICYLFPGFPKDSLNYFVGLFPIPFRVFLVIMVLGRIPGTLALVLQGASLYEKNWVMLGIVGGLSLILLGLFYWKRKIIYEYLDKNAPSLS